AGTTACACCGGTTCCAACGCACGACTAAGATATTTCTTGAAAGTGACAATTGTACGAAGAATTAGTGACATTATTAAAGAACTCGAATTAGTTGTGCACACTCTTAGTTCCTACCCAGATATGAATAATCCCATTAAAATGGAAGTTGGAATCGAAGACTGTTTGCACATCgaatttgaatataataaaagcaagTAAGTCACATTGCGTAACACATTTGAGCTGCTCCGATGATCAATTTTCTGAACATATGGTGCTGATAATGTGACTACCCGTCTTTTCAGATATCATTTGAAAGATGTAATTGTTGGCAAAATATACTTTCTTTTggttagaataaaaataaaacatatggAGATAGCAATCATCAAACGAGAAACCACAGGCTCTGGTATGTTATAGATAACTTATATATTGAAGCATAATGtagcgataataatttaactataatttctgcaattttttgtacgcatGCAGCATTGCATGTTGGCAAAATTGGAACGCGAGTTTTGGTTTCCCGAAAGTTTTTCCTTTGCGGTATTCGTGGTACTAAGGCAATAATTAGAATACATATTTGCAGGCCCTCATACGTTTACTGAAAACGAAACTATAGCGAAGTACGAGATTATGGATGGTGCACCTGTTCGAGGAGAGTCAATTCCTATAAGGGTGTTCTTGGCTGGGTACGATCTGGCGCCTACAATGCGcgatattaataagaaatttagTGTTAGATATTATCTGAATTTGGTTCTCATGGATGAAGAGGATCGACGATACTTTAAACAACAGGTGAGTCATTAGAGAAGatcgtatctttttttaagatttttttctaaaattattatacatctttttatatgttcaagatgataatattattttacatgcaTACTTTCTTTGTTCATTTTACCACTGCTCTTCGTATTTTACTCAGGAGATTACATTATGGAGGAAAGGTGAAAAAAGCAGAAAGTCGCAAACGGCCTCGCCACACATGCCATCGCATTTAGTATCGGCTGAAACGGGATTCCCGCAAGGCGCTGCACAGAATGGCCCACCGTCCGTGCCACCTGATTCTGATCAATTGCCAACGAGTAACGTTACGAATGCAGAGGATACTCCAGCACCAATCGAAGGCATGACACGAGAGGAAGGAGACGGCGAAGGTGAAAAAGAAGGCGGTCCAGAAAGTGATTGAGTTTCCGCATAGTTTTGTTTCTGGGTCCAGTTATAGCCCAGATTAGTTGAGAACGTTAAATACGGCTGAAATATGCAACAAAGAAAttagtttgaaaaaaaaatctctcgtGTTGGGagatttgtttttattaagaGAAACAGCGGGATGTGTATAAAAGGCCTGCTAGCAAAGTTGTAAATATTTTGGataccttatatataattgagaGCGAATGATTTGTAACTAGTAGAATAccgatcaaaattataatattatggagaaatagatttaaaagaCAGGAagattttgtcattttaaaaagcaatttcgatattatttaaCGAGCCATATTGCAaacgaatataatataaacaagcAGTATAGGTATTCCTGAATGGACGGCTTACTAATCAAATATTAACTAACGgtacattttgcaaaatatctgGGTGTTACAGTGttctaaatgttttatacagaCGATTGTGCCCACTGACCCGCCCATCATATAATTCTGAAAATCTCAAGTTTATGGCAGCGTCATGTTATGCAaagaaagtttataaataCGAAATGAATATATACTCACAAAGGCTGCCCCATATTAATCCGTTCACCTAGTCTGCGAATACTATAAACGAAGACACGAGAAAGCTACttacgtgtgtgtatatgaTACATGTTTTTGAAAATAGTTCACAATGCGCCTCGAGCGAGAAAGATCGCACTTATTTTTAGAACGAGTTTGTACAAAAGAAATGTGATGTTGATTGTTGCACGACACGAGTTATAGATTACCTTCAGCTTTGAGTTTAGCACAATTGTGCATAGGGTCGATTTCATAAGATAGAGTTTTATATGCAGAAGCGTGCATTTTGCATAACATCAATCTTCCAGACAAACACAAATTATGATATCTGCTCAAGTTAATATGCCTTTCCGAACACGAGAGTGGACTATGATAGATTAAATGATGGGGTAGCCGCCtcgtgtatttatataaatatatatatatacatacatatataacttcATTATACGTGTGtgagtatatatacatatgtaatactTTTCATTCTGGCAATAATGACTAACGGGATTAGGTGTGCTCCGATAAATCGTGGCATAAGTAATATCCCAtgaaaagaaattgtaaaattgtaaaacaagttTCTTATTGATTATCATAGTTTTtgagaaaatcgatttcgaATGAGTGAAAGTAATGTCCATCTATTTCGTTGTACAAATCACTTCTCGAAAACTAAGaaatcaataacaaaaatttattttatgtagctTTTTTTACGAGGAATTATCTTTCGACGATGGTACCACGATTTACTCAACAttctgtatgtatatataaacatacacgTACTTACATATTGTAATATCACAGACAGGTGCAgaaatatttccttttatcGCTGCAGTATCGTAAGACATTGCAGCGATGAAAGTAATACTGTTGCAAAAAGGAAACCTATCGTTTTGTACTGTTCTATATCATGGAAGTTTGACTGTAAAAAAAGCTGTATTGAAGAAATGCAtaatattagatttatatatatgtatatatacatacatacatgcatgTATACAAGTAACTTACGttagaaattttctttcatataaGTTGAAAGTATTTCGTAAtctatatctttatttgttaattgtaGAGgatgagaattaaaaaaaaaaggaaaggggAAAGAATGTGTACgtaagaagagaaagagaaaatctaTGAATTGTTTGACATGTcaaatatgtgtatgtgtatatatatgtatattatgtacatgtacagatatatacatattatcatGCGATATGCAACtagttgtatattttaatgcccatatatgaatatattgtatacagtGCGTATGCgcacatacatgtatattggaatcattattaattggtttatgtacatatacccAGTCCAAGCTTGAATCCCGCCCACAAATTTAATCtctttacttattaattagaaaaagtattttagCAAATTAGGCCATgtaaatttcataaaactgtataaaatgttttagatgATTGTTAAAACTGacgcgttttctttttttaccgAATCGTTCAATATCGTATAACATATTGCTGACGCGATCATAAGGTATAAAAAACagtaattaaagtaaattattatttatatttgtcgaCTTTAATAAGAACGTATATcgattaagtttttttttatttaataaaatgtatctgtGTGTTTTGCTCCGCCCCTCCTCCAGTGATTGGCCAACTATTGGTAAACAGGGGAGGCTCAGTGTAAGCAATTCGATCTTGctatatttgaatttaatggCATTTTTGCTCTCTGAGCCGATTTCACAGTCTCCGcttaacgtgatcctccgattaaacacACTCTGCATATCTTTTTAACTCTGTCCCCCTAGAaaaagacgaagagtgagtttaatcgaaggATCACgcggagactgtgatatcggccctAAGCCCAGTGATGATATCCAATAggaatatttgttttatagaGACCAAAATGTAATGTTAATGTCCCTATAAAACGCAATCTTCTATTGGGTGTGTCGGCACCTGCGGAACGTTGTGTTCTCTATGAATTTTCGAGTGCAATGTGAATCGTCCATTACTACCTCGCGACGGAATTCTGTTTACAGTTTGTGATTGTGACAGgttatcatttttcaaatagTTTCGTGCGTTTCGTGAAGACgtcaagttaaaaaaaaaattatgtcgcgGAAAAAGCACAATATATCGTACATCAAACCGGATGAACCAAAATTTCTAAGAGAGCTGAAGGAAAAAATTGGATACAAGGAAGGCCCTACTGTCGATACGAAGGTAAGGCATCCGTAATTTACTTGCTCTggatttaacatttattttgttcataTTTTGTACGATTTATGGttaattaatagtattaaaaGTAGGACAGAAATAGAATACTTATACCTACTCaacttatttgttaaattagaGGGAAGTTCTACCAGAAATATTCGACGATGAGAAGGAAGAGTTGACTGATGAAAAACCTGTTGTTGTCATATTAAATTCTGGTGATTTAACAGCGGAAGAAGCAGATGcctttaaaaaacaaaaagagaaaggtAACAATAAAGAGTTGCTCTAAACCTGCACATATTATTGAATACagtattatgtaataaaacacattgtataaacatataattttcaatgttaATCTATCAGAGTTATCAATTGCAGAAGAAAATAATGCCCCAGCTGACCTGTCTAAGAAGATCATATTTCGCAAGACTAAAGCGGC
The nucleotide sequence above comes from Temnothorax longispinosus isolate EJ_2023e chromosome 4, Tlon_JGU_v1, whole genome shotgun sequence. Encoded proteins:
- the Vps26 gene encoding vacuolar protein sorting-associated protein 26B-like isoform X1, with the translated sequence MSFFGFGQSADIEITLDGAETRKTADIKSEDGKKERHLLYYDGETVSGKINISLRKAGKLEHHGVKVEFIGQIELYYDRGNHHEFTSLVKELARPGELTHNTVYTFEFPNVEKPFESYTGSNARLRYFLKVTIVRRISDIIKELELVVHTLSSYPDMNNPIKMEVGIEDCLHIEFEYNKSKYHLKDVIVGKIYFLLVRIKIKHMEIAIIKRETTGSEYIFAGPHTFTENETIAKYEIMDGAPVRGESIPIRVFLAGYDLAPTMRDINKKFSVRYYLNLVLMDEEDRRYFKQQEITLWRKGEKSRKSQTASPHMPSHLVSAETGFPQGAAQNGPPSVPPDSDQLPTSNVTNAEDTPAPIEGMTREEGDGEGEKEGGPESD
- the Vps26 gene encoding vacuolar protein sorting-associated protein 26B-like isoform X2, with translation MSFFGFGQSADIEITLDGAETRKTADIKSEDGKKERHLLYYDGETVSGKINISLRKAGKLEHHGVKVEFIGQIELYYDRGNHHEFTSLVKELARPGELTHNTVYTFEFPNVEKPFESYTGSNARLRYFLKVTIVRRISDIIKELELVVHTLSSYPDMNNPIKMEVGIEDCLHIEFEYNKSKYHLKDVIVGKIYFLLVRIKIKHMEIAIIKRETTGSGPHTFTENETIAKYEIMDGAPVRGESIPIRVFLAGYDLAPTMRDINKKFSVRYYLNLVLMDEEDRRYFKQQEITLWRKGEKSRKSQTASPHMPSHLVSAETGFPQGAAQNGPPSVPPDSDQLPTSNVTNAEDTPAPIEGMTREEGDGEGEKEGGPESD
- the LOC139811805 gene encoding uncharacterized protein KIAA1143 homolog, with the protein product MSRKKHNISYIKPDEPKFLRELKEKIGYKEGPTVDTKREVLPEIFDDEKEELTDEKPVVVILNSGDLTAEEADAFKKQKEKEENNAPADLSKKIIFRKTKAAETDSDTIATDKPVKKKAKKEKQKVVLSFDANDNDEDDIG